In one window of Mucilaginibacter auburnensis DNA:
- a CDS encoding FkbM family methyltransferase — protein sequence MAQHQTIIKPRGKDWQHKVLMSLSKSKDFPTRLRILGLLKRVFNLDLLKYETPSGLKLLIDFDDWVQTQIYYHGNYEPVSLALFKRIARNSRVILDLGAHIGQYALECAQDDKDQSKEIFAIEVNPKTFTYLLNNIQINKFRQVKPILGALSESNEILNISIPAYWNMGNTQISKTDEGLDSFSSASFNIYDLTKKYNLKTIDLVKLDVEGQEFNILVSFFKIGIYPRYVMFEFIPDAFSDANKVIALLKENGYEIRDVEGSMYFDGHSVLEQNLIGEKI from the coding sequence ATGGCTCAACATCAAACAATCATAAAACCTAGAGGTAAAGACTGGCAGCATAAAGTATTAATGTCGCTTTCGAAATCTAAAGACTTTCCAACTAGATTAAGAATTTTAGGCTTATTAAAACGTGTATTCAACTTAGACTTGCTTAAATATGAGACTCCATCTGGCTTAAAACTTTTAATAGATTTTGATGATTGGGTTCAAACTCAAATATATTATCACGGGAATTATGAGCCTGTGAGTTTAGCACTATTTAAACGAATAGCAAGAAACTCTAGAGTAATACTTGATTTAGGAGCGCATATTGGTCAATATGCATTAGAATGTGCACAAGACGATAAAGACCAATCAAAAGAGATATTTGCGATAGAAGTTAATCCGAAAACATTTACCTATTTATTGAACAACATTCAAATAAATAAATTTCGACAAGTAAAACCTATTTTAGGTGCATTGAGCGAAAGTAATGAAATTTTGAATATATCAATTCCCGCGTATTGGAATATGGGAAATACCCAAATTTCAAAAACAGATGAGGGTTTAGATAGCTTTAGTTCGGCATCGTTTAATATTTACGATTTGACTAAAAAATATAACTTAAAAACTATAGACCTCGTAAAGTTAGATGTAGAGGGTCAGGAGTTTAATATTTTAGTTAGCTTTTTTAAGATTGGGATATATCCGCGTTATGTGATGTTTGAATTCATTCCTGACGCCTTTTCTGATGCAAATAAAGTTATTGCACTTCTAAAAGAGAATGGATATGAAATACGTGACGTTGAAGGATCTATGTATTTTGATGGACATTCCGTTTTAGAGCAAAATCTAATTGGTGAGAAAATTTAA